One Dermatophagoides farinae isolate YC_2012a chromosome 1, ASM2471394v1, whole genome shotgun sequence genomic region harbors:
- the LOC124492133 gene encoding pyruvate dehydrogenase protein X component, whose product MATFMRILTSNRSRLFNKNLSQLFSVVNSKDNSFRHVFTTNYLFAETPIKMPALSPTMTAGTIVKWHKKEGEKINAGDILCEVQTDKAVVAFEFDDDGILAKILVNENSAEIQVGDLIAIVCEEDDDWKNVKIPENLNVTSDTIVSPVKSESLSIKQPASDSISKSPIDINTIKISPSARNLMDQYGIEMSTIQPTGNRGVMMKEDVLKFIQQNSLQPKNLSVIQEKEASKMPKDSSSPAKSDTPFFDIEISNMRRTIAKRLTESKSNIPHAYMRIKCSMDGLLKLRKDYKEKSLSVSLNDMIVKATALALKQTPAMNCQWDSECETIRIVPDIDVSIAVATPTGLITPIIKNANCLSLEEISNNSKELIVKAKDGKLQPHEFIGGTFSISNLGMYDIDHFVGVINPPQAAILAVGATRQRFFGEPDDYHICNQTIMSLSYDARAINEELAAHFMEKLRDNLEDTDLLITSDGSIHRRLSSFI is encoded by the exons atggccACTTTCATGAGGATTTTGACCTCAAATCGATCTcgtttattcaataaaaatttgtctCAATTATTTTCGGTTGTAAATTCAAAAGATAATTCATTTCGACATGTTTTTACGACTAATTATTTGTTTGCag AAACGCCAATCAAAATGCCTGCCCTATCACCAACAATGACAGCCGGAACTATTGTTAAATGGCATAAAAAGGAaggtgaaaaaataaatgctGGTGACATTCTTTGTGAAGTACAAACGGATAAAGCAGTCGTTGCattcgaatttgatgatgatggcatattggcaaaaattttagtgaatgaaaattctgcTGAAATTCAAGTTGGTGATTTGATTGCCATAGTTTgtgaagaagatgatgattggaagAATGTTAAAATACccgaaaatttaaatgttaCTTCTGATACAATAGTTAGCCCTGTTAAATCTGAATCCTTATCAATAAAGCAACCTGCATCGGATTCTATTTCCAAATCACCAATAGATATTAACACTATTAAAATAAGTCCAAGTGCACGCAATCTAATGGATCAATATGGAATTGAAATGTCAACCATTCAACCTACCGGAAACCGTGGAGTCATGATGAAAGAAGATGTTCttaaatttattcaacaaaacagtctccaaccaaaaaatttatcagtCATTCAAGAGAAAGAGGCTTCAAAAATGCCAAAAGATTCATCAAGCCCGGCCAAATCGGATACACCattttttgatattgaaatATCTAATATGCGACGAACAATAGCCAAACGTTTAACGGAATCAAAATCTAATATACCGCATGCTTACATGCGAATCAAATGTTCTATGGATGGCCTTTTGAAATTAAGAAAAGattacaaagaaaaatcacTATCTGTTTCCCTTAACGATATGATCGTCAAAGCAACAGCATTGGCATTGAAACAAACGCCCGCTATGAATTGTCAATGGGATTCTGAATGCGAAACGATACGAATAGTTCCTGATATTGATGTATCTATTGCGGTGGCCACTCCAACTGGATTGATTACACCAATTATTAAGAATGCCAATTGTCTTTCATTAGAAGAGATTAGTAACAATTCAAAAGAATTAATCGTTAAAGCTAAAGATGGAAAACTACAGCCACATGAATTTATTGGCGGTACATTTTCCATATCAAATTTGGGTATGTAtgatattgatcattttgttggTGTCATAAATCCACCACAAGCTGCAATTTTGGCTGTCGGGGCAACAAGACAACGATTCTTTGGTGAGCCTGATGATTACCATATTTGTAATCAAACAATCatgtcattatcatatgaTGCTCGTGCTATCAATGAAGAATTGGCCGCACATTTTATGGAAAAACTACGTGATAATCTTGAAGATACAGATCTATTGATAACATCTGATGGATCGATCCACCGtcgtttatcatcattcatataa
- the cora gene encoding erythrocyte membrane protein band 4.1 like coracle isoform X2: MAEGDSITMEQPTSDASTADISHHQDMNGHHQDRSPSRSTGGVSGGPKKSKTGTGTSTTSGNNNNKRGSHSSMANIQVILLDDEEFSCEVDKNARGEDVFNKVCDYLNLLEKDYFGLSFRENDDSRNWLNLEKRIGKQLRNTSWLLRFEVKFYPPDPTQLHEDITRYLVCLQIRKDILSGRIPCSFVTHAILGSYLAQSELGDFDTSEHDEQGRYLNVLHFAPNQTPELLEKVCELHKQHRGMTSDEADIQYLENAKKLAMYGIDLHPAKEQSGLDIMIGVSSSGLHVFRDRLRINRFAWPKILKISYKRNNYYIKIRPGEFEQYESTLGFKLANHRAAKRLWKTCVEHHTFFRLMQPEPPARTKLFFPRFGSKFRYSGKTHYQTKMASDLIDRPAVNFRRSLSSRHLTNTTRSVDGGTPRSTYESSTLDRSPKKIRHGQQQQPHSTNSMETIPASINNRYSAAFTASGVTSPTSPTSAIDDSTYDQQPRKGQQQRKPVGGIAVLPPMEMKRIEDQRRTPTSPNESKLKSPTSPSDGQEPYSSRSLKHRQELREDFFTNEPRKLISTSISNGNQDPHHHHHRDEGTGTATSPTSFSFRKSHKSPYVREYTYNDDSPQDGQQTSRPRMIDPREHGFSYMDAIGDQRGTTTTSPTAIRSPNTARSPTTPTTSGQQLRPVTGLAFTYSPETSGLPEQPPYSRSSTTSRSKTPAATSTISPTSAATTKPLMTKAAAAPHQSPIHQQKSSSMDRKQQQSKTKSTMSTPDTFGSGRFSRQSKDSKLEELSSESSISSSSSSLDQYEKESYAEPTNTAGVSTKFPPSGMKTKPALSPKPQNIDRSSVPISPGQRSLKSPPPPPTKPKPASIFDYQSSNNRPSSFHQPHPQQEHGYSGPKITHASRKRVVTNSDGSTYETEEILEPSSMTSMTTTKPKVVGVVPSTTASTTTATYSRPEPARFRLSGTTTPTSPPTYHNHSQDYNAYSTTQQIGPKGSTTTKIVEASEEDTKGYHGQSSDGLAKTIYEERTKLKHKQENITTAKMIGDSGDDAAQTSGIKPKFGALNQPKSVPVIATETRKVAYTETKPKSKPSSSSSSYTPPPPPQFANDNNNDNGITAEELHSIPGLENVDPADIISSQTISSKTRTVETITYKMEKDGVVETRVEQKITIQSDGDPIDHDRALADAIQEATMMNPDMTVEKIEIQQQSTIQ, encoded by the exons atggcTGAAGGCGATTCCATTACAATGGAACAGCCAACATCCGATGCATCGACCGCCGATATAAGTCATCATCAGGATAtgaatggccatcatcagGATCGTTCACCATCACGTAGTACAGGTGGAGTCAGTGGTGGTCctaaaaaatcgaaaacagGAACAGgaacatcgacaacatcgggtaataataataataaacgtgGTAGCCATTCAAGTATGGCCAACATACAGGTTATTctacttgatgatgaagaattttccTGTGAAGTTGAT AAAAACGCCCGAGGAGAAGACGTATTCAATAAAGTTTGTGATTATCTAAATTTACTTGAAAAAGATTATTTTGGCCTTTCATTTcgtgaaaatgatgattcaaga AATTGGCTCAATTTAGAAAAACGAATCGGGAAACAATTGCGAA ATACTTCATGGCTTCTACGTTTCGAAGTGAAATTCTATCCGCCTGATCCCACACAATTACATGAAGACATAACTAGATATTTGGTCTGTCTTCAGATACGCAAAGATATTCTTTCCGGACGTATTCCTTGTTCATTCGTCACACATGCCATTCTTGGTTCATATTTAGCTCAATCAGAATTGGGTGATTTTGATACTAGTGAACATGATGAACAGGGTCGTTATTTAAACGTATTACATTTCGCTCCAAATCAGACCCCtgaattattggaaaaagTTTGTGAATTACATAAACAACACCGTGGAATGACATCTGATGAAGCTGATATACAATATTTAGAGAATGCAAAAAAGTTAGCCATGTATGGTATTGATCTACATCCGGCCAAAGAACAATCTGGCCTGGACATTATGATAGGTGTGTCATCGTCCGGCCTACATGTATTTCGTGATCGTTTACGTATCAATCGATTCGCTTGGCCTAAAATACTCAAAATATCTTATAAAcgaaacaattattatatcaaAATTCGCCCTGGAGAATTCGAACAATATGAAAGTACTTTAGGTTTTAAGTTGGCCAATCATCGTGCAGCGAAACGTCTTTGGAAAACATGTGTAGAACATCATACATTTTTCCGTTTGATGCAACCAGAACCGCCAGCACGCACAAAATTATTCTTTCCACGTTTTGGCTCGAAATTTCGTTATTCAGGCAAAACACATTATCAGACCAAAATGGCTAGTGATCTAATTGATCGTCCTGCTGTGAATTTTCGCCGATCACTTAGTTCCCGTCATCTAACAAACACAACACGATCCGTTGATGGTG GAACACCACGATCAACATATGAAAGTTCAACATTGGATCGATCGCCTAAAAAAATTCGCCacggtcaacaacaacagccacatTCGACCAATTCAATGGAAACAATACCAGcatcaataaataatcgTTATTCAGCTGCATTTACTGCATCCGGTGTAACAAGTCCAACATCACCTACATCAGCTATCGATGATTCAACGTATGATCAACAACCACGTAAAGgacaacagcaacgaaaACCGGTGGGTGGTATTGCCGTTTTGCCaccaatggaaatgaaacgTATTGAAGATCAACGGCGAACACCAACATCGccaaatgaatcgaaattaAAATCACCAACATCACCATCTGATGGTCAAGAG CCATACTCTTCACGTTCATTAAAACATCGTCAAGAATTACGCGAAGATTTTTTCACTAATGAACCACGTAAATTGATATCTACATCCATCAGTAATGGCAATCAagatccacatcatcatcatcatcgagatGAAGGTACCGGCACTGCAACATCACCAACTAGTTTTAGTTTCCGTAAATCTCATAAATCTCCGTATGTACGAGAATACACATATAATGACGATTCACCACAAGATGGACAACAAACATCTCGTCCTCGTATGATCGACCCACGGGAACATGGTTTTAGCTATATGGATGCCATTGGTGATCAACGAGGCACTACAACCACTTCCCCAACAGCAATTCGATCACCAAACACAGCCCGTAGCCCGACCACACCCACTACTAGTGGTCAACAATTACGACCTGTTACCGGTTTAGCTTTTACTTACAGTCCTGAAACAAGTGGTCTGCCCGAACAGCCTCCATATAGCAgatcatcgacaacatcaAGATCAAAAACTCCGGcagcaacatcaacaatatcaCCAACATCAGCAGCTACAACAAAACCTTTAATGACCAAGGCAGCAGCAGCCCCACATCAATCAccaattcatcaacaaaaatcatcgtcTATGGATAGGAAGcagcaacaatcaaaaacTAAATCGACAATGTCAACACCTGATACATTCGGCAGTGGCCGTTTTTCTCGTCAATCGAAAGATTCCAAATTGGAAGAATTATCCAGTGAATCTTCCatttcctcatcatcatctagttTAGATCAATATGAAAAAGAAAGTTATGCAGAACCAACCAATACTGCCGGTGTATCCACTAAATTTCCACCATCTGGAATGAAAACCAAGCCGGCATTATCACCGAAACCTCAAAATATTGATCGCTCGTCGGTACCTATTTCACCTGGGCAGCGTTCATTGAAatcgccaccaccaccgcctaCTAAACCGAAACCAGCAtccatttttgattatcaatcatccAATAATCGGccttcatcatttcatcaaccCCATCCACAACAAGAACATGGTTATTCAGGACCAAAAATTACTCATGCAAGTCGCAAACGTGTTGTAACTAATTCTGATGGTTCTACATATGAAACAGAAGAGATTCTTGAACCATCATCCATGACATCGATGACAACAACTAAGCCAAAAGTTGTGGGCGTTGTACCGTCGACGACAGCATCAACGACAACGGCAACTTATTCACGACCAGAAccg gCTCGATTCCGTTTGAGTGGAACGACGACTCCAACATCGCCACCAacttatcataatcatagtCAAGATTATAATGCCTATTCAACAACCCAACAAATTGGACCGAAaggttcaacaacaacaaaaattgttgaagCATCCGAAGAGGATACAAAAGGTTATCATGGACAAAGTTCTGATGGCCTTGCCAAAACCATTTATGAGGAACGAACTAAATTAAAACATAAACAAGAGAATATAACAACAGCTAAAATGATCGGTGATAGTGGCGATGATGCAGCGCAAACTTCCGGTATTAAACCGAAATTTGGTGCATTAAATCAGCCAAAATCGGTACCAGTTATTGCTACTGAAACCCGTAAAGTTGCTTATACTGAAACAAAG CCTAAAtcaaaaccatcatcatcatcatcatcatatacgcCTCCACCTCCGCCCCAATTtgctaatgataataataatgataatggtatcACAGCTGAAGAGCTTCATTCAATACCTGGTCTTGAGAATGTTGATCCGGCCGATATCATTTCATCACAAACAATTTCATCTAAAACACGTACAGTAGAAACCATAACG tacaaaatggaaaaagatgGTGTTGTCGAAACACGtgtggaacaaaaaattaccaTACAATCAGATGGTGATCCCATTGATCATGATCGTGCATTAGCCGATGCCATACAAGAagcaacaatgatgaatcctGATATGActgtggaaaaaattgaaatacaacaacaatccacAATTCAATAA
- the cora gene encoding erythrocyte membrane protein band 4.1 like coracle isoform X1, translated as MAEGDSITMEQPTSDASTADISHHQDMNGHHQDRSPSRSTGGVSGGPKKSKTGTGTSTTSGNNNNKRGSHSSMANIQVILLDDEEFSCEVDKNARGEDVFNKVCDYLNLLEKDYFGLSFRENDDSRNWLNLEKRIGKQLRNTSWLLRFEVKFYPPDPTQLHEDITRYLVCLQIRKDILSGRIPCSFVTHAILGSYLAQSELGDFDTSEHDEQGRYLNVLHFAPNQTPELLEKVCELHKQHRGMTSDEADIQYLENAKKLAMYGIDLHPAKEQSGLDIMIGVSSSGLHVFRDRLRINRFAWPKILKISYKRNNYYIKIRPGEFEQYESTLGFKLANHRAAKRLWKTCVEHHTFFRLMQPEPPARTKLFFPRFGSKFRYSGKTHYQTKMASDLIDRPAVNFRRSLSSRHLTNTTRSVDGVYGISSMERYRSSPALRSPLGDQSNNEAEYNGRKRISSTTYKSRILDSSVATAKPSYPFQGTPRSTYESSTLDRSPKKIRHGQQQQPHSTNSMETIPASINNRYSAAFTASGVTSPTSPTSAIDDSTYDQQPRKGQQQRKPVGGIAVLPPMEMKRIEDQRRTPTSPNESKLKSPTSPSDGQEPYSSRSLKHRQELREDFFTNEPRKLISTSISNGNQDPHHHHHRDEGTGTATSPTSFSFRKSHKSPYVREYTYNDDSPQDGQQTSRPRMIDPREHGFSYMDAIGDQRGTTTTSPTAIRSPNTARSPTTPTTSGQQLRPVTGLAFTYSPETSGLPEQPPYSRSSTTSRSKTPAATSTISPTSAATTKPLMTKAAAAPHQSPIHQQKSSSMDRKQQQSKTKSTMSTPDTFGSGRFSRQSKDSKLEELSSESSISSSSSSLDQYEKESYAEPTNTAGVSTKFPPSGMKTKPALSPKPQNIDRSSVPISPGQRSLKSPPPPPTKPKPASIFDYQSSNNRPSSFHQPHPQQEHGYSGPKITHASRKRVVTNSDGSTYETEEILEPSSMTSMTTTKPKVVGVVPSTTASTTTATYSRPEPARFRLSGTTTPTSPPTYHNHSQDYNAYSTTQQIGPKGSTTTKIVEASEEDTKGYHGQSSDGLAKTIYEERTKLKHKQENITTAKMIGDSGDDAAQTSGIKPKFGALNQPKSVPVIATETRKVAYTETKPKSKPSSSSSSYTPPPPPQFANDNNNDNGITAEELHSIPGLENVDPADIISSQTISSKTRTVETITYKMEKDGVVETRVEQKITIQSDGDPIDHDRALADAIQEATMMNPDMTVEKIEIQQQSTIQ; from the exons atggcTGAAGGCGATTCCATTACAATGGAACAGCCAACATCCGATGCATCGACCGCCGATATAAGTCATCATCAGGATAtgaatggccatcatcagGATCGTTCACCATCACGTAGTACAGGTGGAGTCAGTGGTGGTCctaaaaaatcgaaaacagGAACAGgaacatcgacaacatcgggtaataataataataaacgtgGTAGCCATTCAAGTATGGCCAACATACAGGTTATTctacttgatgatgaagaattttccTGTGAAGTTGAT AAAAACGCCCGAGGAGAAGACGTATTCAATAAAGTTTGTGATTATCTAAATTTACTTGAAAAAGATTATTTTGGCCTTTCATTTcgtgaaaatgatgattcaaga AATTGGCTCAATTTAGAAAAACGAATCGGGAAACAATTGCGAA ATACTTCATGGCTTCTACGTTTCGAAGTGAAATTCTATCCGCCTGATCCCACACAATTACATGAAGACATAACTAGATATTTGGTCTGTCTTCAGATACGCAAAGATATTCTTTCCGGACGTATTCCTTGTTCATTCGTCACACATGCCATTCTTGGTTCATATTTAGCTCAATCAGAATTGGGTGATTTTGATACTAGTGAACATGATGAACAGGGTCGTTATTTAAACGTATTACATTTCGCTCCAAATCAGACCCCtgaattattggaaaaagTTTGTGAATTACATAAACAACACCGTGGAATGACATCTGATGAAGCTGATATACAATATTTAGAGAATGCAAAAAAGTTAGCCATGTATGGTATTGATCTACATCCGGCCAAAGAACAATCTGGCCTGGACATTATGATAGGTGTGTCATCGTCCGGCCTACATGTATTTCGTGATCGTTTACGTATCAATCGATTCGCTTGGCCTAAAATACTCAAAATATCTTATAAAcgaaacaattattatatcaaAATTCGCCCTGGAGAATTCGAACAATATGAAAGTACTTTAGGTTTTAAGTTGGCCAATCATCGTGCAGCGAAACGTCTTTGGAAAACATGTGTAGAACATCATACATTTTTCCGTTTGATGCAACCAGAACCGCCAGCACGCACAAAATTATTCTTTCCACGTTTTGGCTCGAAATTTCGTTATTCAGGCAAAACACATTATCAGACCAAAATGGCTAGTGATCTAATTGATCGTCCTGCTGTGAATTTTCGCCGATCACTTAGTTCCCGTCATCTAACAAACACAACACGATCCGTTGATGGTG TTTATGGAATTAGTAGTATGGAACGTTATCGTTCATCACCTGCATTACGATCACCATTGggtgatcaatcaaataatgaagCCGAATATAATGGCCGAAAACGTATCTCATCCACAACCTATAAATCACGAATCTTAGATTCTTCTGTAGCTACTGCAAAACCGTCTTATCCTTTCCAAG GAACACCACGATCAACATATGAAAGTTCAACATTGGATCGATCGCCTAAAAAAATTCGCCacggtcaacaacaacagccacatTCGACCAATTCAATGGAAACAATACCAGcatcaataaataatcgTTATTCAGCTGCATTTACTGCATCCGGTGTAACAAGTCCAACATCACCTACATCAGCTATCGATGATTCAACGTATGATCAACAACCACGTAAAGgacaacagcaacgaaaACCGGTGGGTGGTATTGCCGTTTTGCCaccaatggaaatgaaacgTATTGAAGATCAACGGCGAACACCAACATCGccaaatgaatcgaaattaAAATCACCAACATCACCATCTGATGGTCAAGAG CCATACTCTTCACGTTCATTAAAACATCGTCAAGAATTACGCGAAGATTTTTTCACTAATGAACCACGTAAATTGATATCTACATCCATCAGTAATGGCAATCAagatccacatcatcatcatcatcgagatGAAGGTACCGGCACTGCAACATCACCAACTAGTTTTAGTTTCCGTAAATCTCATAAATCTCCGTATGTACGAGAATACACATATAATGACGATTCACCACAAGATGGACAACAAACATCTCGTCCTCGTATGATCGACCCACGGGAACATGGTTTTAGCTATATGGATGCCATTGGTGATCAACGAGGCACTACAACCACTTCCCCAACAGCAATTCGATCACCAAACACAGCCCGTAGCCCGACCACACCCACTACTAGTGGTCAACAATTACGACCTGTTACCGGTTTAGCTTTTACTTACAGTCCTGAAACAAGTGGTCTGCCCGAACAGCCTCCATATAGCAgatcatcgacaacatcaAGATCAAAAACTCCGGcagcaacatcaacaatatcaCCAACATCAGCAGCTACAACAAAACCTTTAATGACCAAGGCAGCAGCAGCCCCACATCAATCAccaattcatcaacaaaaatcatcgtcTATGGATAGGAAGcagcaacaatcaaaaacTAAATCGACAATGTCAACACCTGATACATTCGGCAGTGGCCGTTTTTCTCGTCAATCGAAAGATTCCAAATTGGAAGAATTATCCAGTGAATCTTCCatttcctcatcatcatctagttTAGATCAATATGAAAAAGAAAGTTATGCAGAACCAACCAATACTGCCGGTGTATCCACTAAATTTCCACCATCTGGAATGAAAACCAAGCCGGCATTATCACCGAAACCTCAAAATATTGATCGCTCGTCGGTACCTATTTCACCTGGGCAGCGTTCATTGAAatcgccaccaccaccgcctaCTAAACCGAAACCAGCAtccatttttgattatcaatcatccAATAATCGGccttcatcatttcatcaaccCCATCCACAACAAGAACATGGTTATTCAGGACCAAAAATTACTCATGCAAGTCGCAAACGTGTTGTAACTAATTCTGATGGTTCTACATATGAAACAGAAGAGATTCTTGAACCATCATCCATGACATCGATGACAACAACTAAGCCAAAAGTTGTGGGCGTTGTACCGTCGACGACAGCATCAACGACAACGGCAACTTATTCACGACCAGAAccg gCTCGATTCCGTTTGAGTGGAACGACGACTCCAACATCGCCACCAacttatcataatcatagtCAAGATTATAATGCCTATTCAACAACCCAACAAATTGGACCGAAaggttcaacaacaacaaaaattgttgaagCATCCGAAGAGGATACAAAAGGTTATCATGGACAAAGTTCTGATGGCCTTGCCAAAACCATTTATGAGGAACGAACTAAATTAAAACATAAACAAGAGAATATAACAACAGCTAAAATGATCGGTGATAGTGGCGATGATGCAGCGCAAACTTCCGGTATTAAACCGAAATTTGGTGCATTAAATCAGCCAAAATCGGTACCAGTTATTGCTACTGAAACCCGTAAAGTTGCTTATACTGAAACAAAG CCTAAAtcaaaaccatcatcatcatcatcatcatatacgcCTCCACCTCCGCCCCAATTtgctaatgataataataatgataatggtatcACAGCTGAAGAGCTTCATTCAATACCTGGTCTTGAGAATGTTGATCCGGCCGATATCATTTCATCACAAACAATTTCATCTAAAACACGTACAGTAGAAACCATAACG tacaaaatggaaaaagatgGTGTTGTCGAAACACGtgtggaacaaaaaattaccaTACAATCAGATGGTGATCCCATTGATCATGATCGTGCATTAGCCGATGCCATACAAGAagcaacaatgatgaatcctGATATGActgtggaaaaaattgaaatacaacaacaatccacAATTCAATAA